The Myripristis murdjan chromosome 6, fMyrMur1.1, whole genome shotgun sequence sequence TCATTTTTGCAGGTTAGCAACGGGAGgtaaaattttctttttcttggtaggagaaggatttttttttttttcacattttggtggTAATTTTTGCTTAATGGCAAAGGTTAGAGTTAGGCATCAGTTGGTAAGGGCTAACATTAGGGAAAGACTGTAAAGAAAGAATGTAAGTCAACTAAATAAGTTTCACAGTTTCATATACTTCTGCACTAACTACACTTCTCAAACACCTGCCTCTACATGTTAACCCCTCTCCAACTGGCCAATAGTCAAATTAACACCCTATCAATAACAAGAATAAACTAAACAGACCATCTTGAAGTGCTAGTAAGCTATTACATGCTGCACTTTACATTTTCTGGTTAATTTTGATTTCTATCTAATCAACTATTCACAATAACTAATTCAGATTGGGACACACATTTAAAGCAAGTAAAAGGATGTCATTTAGACAAGCAGACCTGCACACAACTCTGCTTCTGCGTCTATACATAatatctttctatctgtcttgATTATCCCACAGAGCAAGACTGCTCAACAAAAAGATGAAGCTTAAACCTCACTGAGATAATGTAACAGAAAGCCCTGTGGAAAACTAcccagacagacaaaaacacaatatcaggaggcagatggagaaaataatgaaaaatgaaacccACACTCACCTGCAGAAATCTTGGAACAATGCTGACAAATGGGAGCAGCAGCCTGGCTGTGCTGTTTTCATCCGATCACATCGTCTATCTCACATTGGCACCTGCCTCAGCAGCCCCATCGAATTTCAGCAACCTGCTGTCCTTGAGGCAGGAAGGCAGCAGCCAAATCATTTGGGGAGTGGTTATGCACTTCAAGGTGAAACAACAACTGAGCGCTCAATTATTTCACTGTGGCATATTCAGGCCTCACGCAAAGGAGCTGGAAGTAGAACAGAATTACAGGATGGGTGGGCCCCTTACCTCCTCACCTATTTACCTTGATAATTGCCCAAATCACCTTGGCAATGCATCTCGCCGCAAGCAATCTGCTGTTTCCTTAAGTGAACAGAAATTATAGGTTTAGTATAGACATTTGCCAGTAGCGAGTCGTTTTTAGTCAGCTGCCAGAAAGACGGTTTTAATGGCAGACAGATGCAGTCTTTTGGCTGTCACATTTTTAGAATTAGGAACTCATGACTCTTTCATGGGgttgttaaataaataaggagGGTAGATTGAGTCGCCCACAGAGACATGGGCTGTGGCATATGGCCCAGGCAAACAGGCCTCAACAGATCGCCTTTTTGGACAGCAACCTGGTACGCCCTTGATGGCCATGGGCTGGGCCAAGAGAGTCAAACGATAGCAGAGCAGTCAAAAGCAATTAGCAGAGGGGTAtcaggtagatttttttttttttttttttttttttgcgtgtgtgtttgtttgtgttcttttgAGGGATTGGTGGGTAAGTAGGGAGGATATAGACTATGCATAACTGTCTGCTCCACATCAAAGCAATAGCTAAGTCTCCTCATGGGAGCCACACCAGACATAAACCCCTGGACCGAGAAAGATGAAAGTCTCTTAGAGACAGAAAATTCAGCAAGTGTTCATCTTAAAGAGCCTCATAAATACATCTGAATGTTATGCTGCAAGTATAAATAGATCAACCACTACCAGGAAATCATCTTCCACACCAATCACATgataatgtatgtatgtgtataggGGGTTGATTCAGTTATTAGTTTCTCTGGAAAGTAAAATGGTGCATATTTACTTCAGAAACCATCTTCTGGGTCCACAATTTCCATATATTCCACTTATTTGCATATAGATTTCGGTGTTGAAAATCACAAATACACAGTATTTATGGAATGGTGCTGTTAATTTTTCAACCTGtgtcagtgcaaaaataaactAAGTAAAGCTGTATTTTTCTACTTGTGTGCAATTAATGTATGTACTATACAGCACTCTAAAATTTCAGATTCTATTTAAGCTAACCTATTTTTAAACCCCTTAGCATCTTGTAGCAAACGAGTAATCAGTGTTCCAATGAAGGAACTGTCAAGTATGAAATAGAGAGGTTAATTTTCACTTGGAAACCATCCAATAAGTGTTCTTACGGAACTGGGGATGAGCTGGGTCAACAAGGTAATTTGAATCCTGAACATTTATCAATGGAGACGCATCCCAGCTAACTAAGGCTTAAACCAGGCCTGGCAGCATGTTGTATAGCCCCTTAAGCACATCACGTAGTCGGTGGGAGTCAGAAACAAAACTGACTGTCATCTCCAGTTTTTCTGAATCCTCTAAGAGGAGCACCTCACTCAGTATCCAAAGATCTGGACATGTTGCTGATATACATCTAAAGTGAGTGTAACGATGCTGACATtgctttcattttgactttcactggaacaaaagagaagagaatTTGTGTGTCCAGTCCAATTCAATAGTGAGTGAGCACTTATAAGAGCTGTGAAGTGTTTGCACCTTGAGCTTTTTTCAAAAATAGGAAGTACTCATGGTCAATTCTGTACACACTCATGTTGGTCAGGTAAGTCCTTAAATGGCCAGTCCACAATCTGACAAAACTAATAATCCCCTCTCTGATGTTATTTTACAATTACATTTTCCCACTCAGACTGATTGGTTGAGATTTgatacagtttgttttgtattttgtttaaatACTATGGGAAAATGGACTATTAAATTTGATTCATTATGTAACCCAAAAGCAGcagagacaatatttttcatcGGCACACCCCGCACCTCTGAAATGTCCGCCTATTTTAATGAACACACAGAATAAAGCCAGTATTTGGCCTTTTAACATTTAGTCAGTCTCTTTGAAAAAAGGATTCTCttgaaatgtatgaaaaacCACTGAAAACCCAATTGTTGGATTGActgatttatatattttgtatctcAAAACGTACAGTCAAGCTCATTTATGTCATGTCTAAGGTACAAATAACATAAATGCTATTGTTTCTTTTATCCTATTCTTTGAAATTATTCTAGAAATCAAGGCTGAAGTGAAAGGACCTTTTTCATAAATGAGGCCTTGGGTATATGCCTGTACATAATACTAGCAATCGCTCAACTAAATCTGAGAGAATCTGACATTTTAAACCCATTTACTTAATCCcactctccttcctcctcctctcccatggTACAGTACATATGCCTAGCTTGATATGGACTGGCTGAATGAGCAGATCATTTAGTGGATTTAGAACCAAACACAACATGATAGGCTTAAATATTTAGTTGTATCATGTCTTCTAAAATAAGGTCTCCATTGTGGACACCATTCTATGAAGAACAGTTCAAATTTCAAAGGAATCATCTTTAATGTGCCTCAGTCCTGTGATACATGCTGTGGCAGTCTAGAGGTCATTtggagaataaaaaatattaattaattaattgattgattgattaataaAACTGCAGCATATAGCCTTCTGGGAAATTACTGCCTCTGGAAGATGTTTGAGTTAATGTTATGTGTGTCTCAGAATTATTTGCCACTCCATTCCATTTTGCCTTAATGATGCGTGAAAACGACTATCCCCAGCATACAAAGTTTTACAACGGTGAAATGATAAACTCTAAATAACTATACTATTCTAAGTTGACCATTATGCCATTATGGGTTCTATCCATCAACTGCAGGCTGCATTTATCCTGTCGCACTTAAATGCCTGACTTTGACATTGTTGTAGAGGGTACTttaattcttaaaaaaatgcattttaaacattCCGTATGCTATGCTCTACATGTTTTTCTGTCACTCAAGTTAATCTgcctttcctccatctctcaaTATGCCCACTGAGAGaaactgacatttaaaacaaactaaCTTAGAATGCTCTGTGTACAAATTattgtcatgtgacctgcattTGCCATGAAATACGCAGAGCTAGTGAATATAGGTTGAAGTTATAATACCTTATTGATTTCACCTCGTGGTAAACAGATTAAAAAGGATTTGCTAATGACTAATGGTTGAGGCTTGGTTTATGCAAATGGTGGTAGAACTCAACATTAAGAGGCTGTCTGTAACATTTTGTATACCCAGGCCCAGATACACTGAAGGTTTCACGAGAGGTTCACATGCTGCATTACATCAGCAAAATGACCAAATCAAAATACAGTAATACTTAATACCTGTGTATACCTGTGAGTAATGAGTGGAAATAAAAGCTCTTTGCACCTGTCATGGTCATGTAcctgtaaaatatatattataggCAAATTTGAGTCTTTAGCCCACTTAATAGCTATTGGCTGGTGaggccaatcaaatcaaaattgtgCTTAACTCATTAACATTTTGCAACACCAATTGATCCACATAATTGTAGTGCATATGAGATCTTTTTAAAGgtgacaaaaaaatgcaaaaaaaaaagaaaaagaaaaaaatgttatagcTGCAAGATACAAGAATTGTTGCCTACTTGTCTCTTGCAATAAGTAGGCGCCGATGtgagacactgagacacacaagATATTCCATTCTAAAGCTTCAGATGATAAAACACCCCAATTATAAAAGAATATTTAGGATGGAGGGTACTACCTTTTGGTGGAGTAATTTTGTCTCTTAAACATGTAATTTGCTCTTACATTTGGTCACAAAGGGGACTATTTCCTTGTGCAGTGCTTATTTGCGCCACAATGTGATTTCTCAGTGAATAAGAGGGAAAACATGCTCAAACAACTGAGgtgcaaaaaatgtgcaaattggCCTTGCAATGCAATCTTAATGAATCTGAACCTACGTGTGTTTCACACAGACATGAATAGAAATGAGTGCCACCCATTTTGTCTTCCCCTGGAGTCATTAGCCACAGTTTTTAGTGTCTTCTCTTATTATGTGATATCTAAAAACCTGGTGGTTACAGCATAACAACATGACTCCCATATTTTTGCTCAATTCCTAAATTAGCTGGATTTATGTTTTGATAATACTAACAACTTTTGATATTTTCTACATATACAACTGgtacatgaacaaacacacatcataTATAATGTAGAAACATATTTCATAATCCCAAACGGGGCTTACATAGCACCCTTTGAAATGGAAATGCCACATGGCCAACCTGCCATGAGTTAAGATTCAACATCTAAGAGTGAATCTCAAATGACATTCTTTTATCTGAGGCATctgatgtttctgtttgtgaTAAGAGGCACAGCCAATGGCACATTCCTGCTTTTGTTTGCTTACATACAGTGTTTCCCAGTTGAAGTCAAGCACATGGATTTAGATGAGTGTGAGGAACACCCAGAGGTGTGTCTATATTTTCATGCTCAGTTGAGGAGACGAGACTTGTCGTTCAATGTCAGAATCCATCAGCCTGTTCCTGACCTAGAAATCAGGCACAGATCCAATATGTGAGGAATGAAAACAATGGTTTTCTCCATTATTCCCTGGGGCTCTGGGGCCTCAAGAATAGCTTCTCTTCCCTTCtatcctgcctgtctgttttcAAGTCAGAAGATAAATGAGTATGCTTTGATACAGcttcaggaagaaaaaaaaagtcaaaagtccCAATGGATTTCCAACCAAGGCGGCAAGGATGTGGAATAAAAGGAATGGGACAGAGATCCAACTTAATGCAGAACAGCACCATGTTTTATGGAACTAGGCTATCCTAGTTGTATCCCTGGTCATTTCCCATAACCTTCAAAGGAAGGGTAAcccaatttgcttgtttcactgaGAGACACCCCAGAAGAAAATACAATTCCATGGTAAAGTGCATTTAAGGTTACCAATTTGCAATGTAAATGAATAACATACCTCCCTATATCATAGTTTTTTCTGATCTTTTACTAAACGTGATTAACATTTGGGGAGCAGACACTGGAAAAAGGACCAATTCTTATGTTAATTTACCATTCCAACCATTAAAAAAGGTATtaaatcaatcaaataaaacaatatataccttattttgttcattttcatgccCACAACAGTCAAATGCACAGTTAGGATTTACATTGTGCTTTGATAGCACAACTACAATTAGAGCAACATTGACAGGTCTTATGGAGGGCTGTAGTTGAATTAAGTaataaattttcatttcataatgGAAACAAATAAGCTGACTGATTAGAACAGAGAGCCAACACAGGCAATCCAGTATCACACTGTAAAATTGTGGAACAATATTACCACtgtgtcatttgcattttttggtttaaaaatggGACTTTTTAAGCTTTGCAGCTGCAATCTTGTAAAAAGTAGCTTGGTTGTAGCACCATCTTCCATCACTGAGCAGTTTGAACTGCAAGAAtgtggggtggtggtggagaggatggaggaggggtGCCTGAAATGTCAAAACATGGACAATTCTTCAGCCCTTTCAAAATCAAGCTGATACAACATATTACATGTTTGTATGAGAGATTAAAATTTGCACTtgttacacatttaaaaaaaaatgataggactatcatgtgtttaaaaaaactCCATAGATTGTTTAATACAACATACCATATTCTCAACAATTCAACATCAACAAAattttgttaattaaaaaaaaaaaaatctgcatattACCTTTATTGCACAGAACAattgaatgtatttttccatagatttcttttttaatatctttttgTAAAAAGTTGGCTTGGACTACATGGTCAACATAGTCCAGggtggaaattaaaaaaaaggaacaagagaaaagaaaaacaaatcccGTTATCATTCGGGACCAAAAAAGGCTAGGTACAGTAGCCACACTTTGAACGAAGAGAGCATTCATAATCAGCAAGAGGGAGAACCATGAGCCAtatccactgttttttttttctttatgcaaaaCGGATTACACCAAAGCTGCTTCAGATCACTCCACGGGTGAAACCATCTGTGTCACTCCAACCATCTGCATATTCAGTCCATACTTCCAGCCCATTACTGTGCCGTTATCTGTAATGTCATCCATCATAAATAACTTAGCCTTTATCTTTGGACACACTCACAAAGCCAAGCTGTCCACAGTGTGTACTTGAAAAGGTAATGGTGTAACCTCATATTTTATACGCAGAACCACATTTGGGAGCATAATATGTGTCAGTTTCCCCCCACATCCCTCCCCCCAAACAGCATACATTTTTGGGGATAGCATACCTGTAAATAAACCTAGAAGGTAATATTTCCATGGCTTTGATGGGGGGAGCAATTGGATAGATAAATCATAAATTCcataaaacaaccaaaaaaaaaaaaaaaaaacattaatgaaaGAAATATTCTACAGGTTGAAGAGCACATTCTATCCAAAACCTCAGCACATAATCATGATAAGCACAAAATAATACCCTTATGTAAGACCATttgaaatgcaatttaaaagGTCCAAAGATGAGCACATATAGTTTTAAAGTAGCCATGCCAAACACTCTGATGGCACAACCTTAAGATAAATGCTCCATTGTTGGCATGGAGCCCCATATCAGCACAGCAACATCTCACACATTTCCAGCTGCGTCATACTCTGGATACAATGAGAGTGCTGTCTGAATACAATGAGAGTGCTGTCTGGAAATTTGGGATGTGTGATGCTGATACTGGTATCAGATACTGGGCTCTAAAATGTATGTAAGAACTGTTTTTATGCTTCTTTAGAACATTACACTGTTACAttgtaaaatctgtttttctgaaaaaaaaaattgatttgtcTGAAAAATTTTTTACATGGTAGTACTCAGAATTGGTGTCAGCAGTCAAAGTAATATTGATGCACCCCTAGAAATAATTACTGCAGCTAAGTAGTTGCAAAGCACTTGTTTTTATGAATCATTCAGTTATTCAGTTTGCAGAATGACCAATGAAAACAGGTTTACATTTTCATATACTTTCTTGGCAAATAATATGGATATGTATTTGTTACTGTGACACTCAAATTaagttgtctgtgtcattgacagttttgttttttcattccaTTGTTTTTCCATTGGCAATATGACCATATCATCCTACTTTGTCAGTTGTCTTTGCATAAGTGTAGGGACATTATCTTTCAACAAACAATGTTCATCTGGTTTTAGAACACAGACATATGATGCATCTTGAACAAGTCTTGTGACTTCCAGAACAATCAacatagaaatgaaaaaaacaaaacaaaacaaaacaaaaaacatatatatgttttttgtatatatatatatgtagcaCATAGTATACACAACTATAACACTGGTGTAGTATATGTACATGAAATACATCATGTACAAATGTACCACAAATATTGTGTGGATGTGCTCGACAACCCatacaaatctctctctcactttttaaCGCAAATTTCATctattcttgaaaaaaaaaagaaatagaaaagaaaaaaagaaataaactaaaaatacagaaaaaagacagTGATGGCGAAAGCATGATCTTCCCCTTGCATTCTGGCTGCAGAAGTGTTTCTCTTTTCTGatataattttttcccccagtatAAATCCACAGGAATATGAACTGCTTATGACAAAACTGACTTTCAAACGATACCCTTGCAGGCCTTGCAGAAACCATCAATGCACTGAAACATTGGATGTGCTTTCAATCCCTCTCACTTTTGAAAGCCAGGAGCCCTCCTCTCTAGTGTTTCAGTCAGGAAAAAACAGATTACTCTATGTTAACAGACCAGGATCCACAGGTTTGTAAGAGAGGAAATagcatgtctttatttttccatttgtcttatttttaagTTCAAACATACTCAGCTCCACAGCTCCAttaaatcattttcatattaaacTTGCGAGGAGCATCTGCCGTGCTGCTGCTCATGCCAGCGTCCGATTTCCGTGGCACATACTCGATCTCAATGTTGTGCTTGGTGTTACCTTTTCCTCTGCTCCAAAGGAACAGCAGTACCAGgcaaaacaggacaacaccaAGGAAAGAGATAAAGCCCATTGTAGTAGCAATGATCAATGTCTTTATATCAAAGGGAAAAGGGACATTGGCTCGGGTACCATTAGCACCATTTTCCGTGGGCTGGTTGGAGATGAAGGCAAAAGTCTTGTTGGGCTGGTGAGGCCAGTCAGGTGAGTAGCTATGAATGTGCAGGTGAGCAAGAGAGGTGTCATTTCCGCCTGCATTGCTGGctatacacacatatgtaccATTGTCCTGAATCTGGGCATAGCGCACCTCAAGGGTACCATCTGGTAACACAGAGAGCCTTCCAATTGTCTTGGTGGTGATAAACTTCTTCTGTGGGGAGAGCCACATTATCACTGGGGCAGGATCCCCATCTGCTTGGCAAGCAAAATGAACAATAGCTCCCTCATCAACAAATTTCTGCTGGGCTTTCCGATCCCTGATCCTGGACTTGCGGCATGTAAAGTAGTTTGGCTGCAAAGCATCTGGGAAGTCTTTGAACTCTTTGCCTTGGACAAACTCAGGGGAGGCGCAGGTTGGCTGCTGTCTGTTGAAGTTCAATCTCCAACGTCTTCGGAAAACCCACATTAGTCGACAGTCACAGGCCAGGGGGTTATCATACAAGGCTAGGGTTTCCAGGTTTCCCACTGAATGGAACGCAGAATCCTCTAAAGTGCTGAGAGAGTTCCCAGACACATTTAAAACCTTCAGGTAATTTAGCCCACGGAAGGAGTAGGGCTCAATCACTGCCAGCCTGCCTCCTACCAGGTGAAACTCCTGAAGTCGCAGAAGATCATGGAGCTTATTCCCCTCAATGGTATGGATAGGGTTGTATGACAGATTAAGAAAACGTAAATAGACCAAGTGCCGCAGAGCTACATAAGGAATTGTGGTCAGATTGGCACTTGCAATCGTCAGAGAGGTGAGATTTAATCCATACAAGCAATTTGGGTCATAGTATCCAAATATGGCCAATTGGCTATTTCCAACACTTTGAGACGATAGAGCCGTTTGAAGGAGTAATCCCTTATAACATTGATATTGAGGTGGCGCAGCCTGAGAGTGATCAGACTGTGGAGGTGGGTGAAGGCTTCTGTCGGCACGGAGGACAGGTTACACTTTTCCAGACTCAGGTGCTCAAGGCTACTTAGGCCATGAAAAGCACGATGGGAGATGAAAACTAAGTCGTTATCACCCACCTCTAAAGACCGGAGGTTGTACAGATCCTGGAACATGTAGTCCAAAAGAATGACAATCTTGTTCTCACTTATGTCCAGCTGTGTGAGATTGCTCAGGCCTGTGAAGACACCCAGCTGGATCAACTTCAGCTTGTTGCTACGCAGCCCCAGTGTCCGCAAACCATACAGGTTGTTGAACGCCCCAGGTTCAATGGTGGAGATGGTGTTTTCATTAAGCTCAAGGTGTTCAAGGTTAGGAAAGTTGGCAAACTCGTCTGGGTTGATGGTTCTAATGCGGTTCTTGCTGAGATCCAACAGCCGTGTCTCTGAGGGAATGCCCTCAGGAACTGTCATGAGTTTCTTGCGGTGGCACATCACAGAGCGCTCTTGAACATTGCACTCACAGCGGGATGGGCAGCCTGTGGTGGAGCCAGACAGCACAGTGCCCAGCATCAGGATCAGAATGGGCTGCCAGCAAGCCACCAGGTAGCTGTGCCCATTCGCTTCCCCGGCCGCCATCTTATCAGTACCTGGGGAGACACAGAAGCAAGACAAAACATTAGTTTAGAAAATGAAACTCACTTTTACACTTATGATATTAAAAATCTGATGCCTTGCAGAGTTTTTCCCCTCAGACATACCAAAACAGCCATTGCAATGCACattttaaaagataaaatatgCAAACCTCAAAATGTATAGGATCAAAACAAAAGGTACATAAGTTTAGTTCTATTCATAAGTGCTccttattttcatgttgttgaaTTATGTGACCCTTGTATAATGGTGGCATGGTTTGGCATCACTGTCTAATTATGGACTGATTTTGAAACATCCTGTGTATATGTCTGCTGTGTATATCCTTAAGGCCTTGCCCAACACTTTACTCAGGGTCACTAAGTCAGTGCCATCACCCTGAAATGGTAGCCTATCAAAGAGGGGCAGCTGCAAGTAGAATTAACCACATTTTTCAGATGGTAATCCAATTCATGCTATATCATGGACACATATGCTGAGCACATCTGCGGTGTGTTCTGTTACCataaagtcatttatttttctccctccccccaATCTTCTCCTTCTATTTCCAGCTTGAATGTGCTGTGTGAGTTAAAAAACAGTAGGGGGtggagcagaagcagcagcaggaggatgCAATCAAAGACGGATGGTGGCAAGTGTGATGTATGTGCTGTGGCTGACACTCAGCTCGGGCAATCTTTTACCATAAAATATAGACCATGCAACACCAGGGAATtggatacagagagagagatacaggcTTTAGgagcataaaaacaaaccacATTTAATTTCAATGCCATCTGTCAGTGCCCCTCCACCCCATTCGTTaacaatataattaaaaattgATGTTATCATTACAGAATTTCCAGTGTTATGTAAAGAACTACGATGGCACAACAGTTAGAAAGTCATTTATTCAATATTATACGCTGAATAGGGAGCATAGTTTATGCTACCATTTACAAACAATGATTTTCAAAGCTAAAGGGTGCTTGAGGTATGGCAGTAAAATGCAGATGTACCTTATAACTAATAGTTGAATTGCAAGACTTTGCATGACAGGACTTAATAGTTAACCAGCCTATTTTATTATGGTGTCCATCATTTATCGTCTTGTAGCTATTAGTTCATTAGCTATGAATTAATGCTTGAATTGGCTCTTGAAAGACACATCAGACATGCATGAAAGCAAAGTTGGAATGCTGTTGACTGAGATGACTAGAAGTGATAAGAAAACACAACTCTGACAAAGTCCTCCACATCAAATTCTCAGCTATCCTAAGACATGTCTCTGGGGGATTCCTGTCAATCTGTGATGACTGTTGTCTGTG is a genomic window containing:
- the lingo1a gene encoding LOW QUALITY PROTEIN: leucine-rich repeat and immunoglobulin-like domain-containing nogo receptor-interacting protein 1 (The sequence of the model RefSeq protein was modified relative to this genomic sequence to represent the inferred CDS: inserted 1 base in 1 codon), whose protein sequence is MAAGEANGHSYLVACWQPILILMLGTVLSGSTTGCPSRCECNVQERSVMCHRKKLMTVPEGIPSETRLLDLSKNRIRTINPDEFANFPNLEHLELNENTISTIEPGAFNNLYGLRTLGLRSNKLKLIQLGVFTGLSNLTQLDISENKIVILLDYMFQDLYNLRSLEVGDNDLVFISHRAFHGLSSLEHLSLEKCNLSSVPTEAFTHLHSLITLRLRHLNINVIRDYSFKRLYRLKVLEIANWPYLDTMXPNCLYGLNLTSLTIASANLTTIPYVALRHLVYLRFLNLSYNPIHTIEGNKLHDLLRLQEFHLVGGRLAVIEPYSFRGLNYLKVLNVSGNSLSTLEDSAFHSVGNLETLALYDNPLACDCRLMWVFRRRWRLNFNRQQPTCASPEFVQGKEFKDFPDALQPNYFTCRKSRIRDRKAQQKFVDEGAIVHFACQADGDPAPVIMWLSPQKKFITTKTIGRLSVLPDGTLEVRYAQIQDNGTYVCIASNAGGNDTSLAHLHIHSYSPDWPHQPNKTFAFISNQPTENGANGTRANVPFPFDIKTLIIATTMGFISFLGVVLFCLVLLFLWSRGKGNTKHNIEIEYVPRKSDAGMSSSTADAPRKFNMKMI